The genomic stretch CTCTCTTTTTGTCTTTTTTTGCTATATGGTTTTACTTACGTCTTCAAGAAAAAAATAGTCTACCAAGAAACTTAAATTGAGCAAGTTAAAACTTAAAAAATGAAACTTTTTCAGCAATCCCTATTTATGAGCGTTCCAATCAACTGGTCACGTTACCTTCTGCTCCGTTGAAACTAGATTTAGCTCGGCTTACGCCATTAGAGCCAGGCGATGTGTTATGAGATGCGGAGCATCATTGTGACAACAAATCTCCAGTTTAGCCAATGGAATCCTTAATGACTGAGCAAATCATTAGCGCTCAGATATTTTTCTCTATTCGCTATCTGTAAATCCTATATCTCCATTAAATGACAGGCTCATTCTACAAGTATCAAGTAAAGTGCTAAAATGTTAACATAAAAATCGAAGGAACAAGTAGGTAACCTATCCGTGTGCATATCCGATCAGCCTTTTTTCATTTCATGGAGCGGGGGAAAAGATTCGACCTTGGCGCTTTACCATGCCTTGCGGAACAGTGGGAAACCCCGCTTTCTTTTCACCATGTTTGAAGAAAACGGTGTCCGTTCTAGGGCCCACGGGCTCCCGAAACCTTTGTTGGAAAACCAGGCTCAAAGCTTGAAGATACCGCTGGTGACTCGATCAGCTTCATGGACCAGTTATGAGAGCGTCTTTGTTGATCAGTTGCGCCGTTTTAAAGAGCAGGGTGTAAAGGTGGGTGTGTGATGAAAATTATAGCTTTGTGGACTGGTCGATCTTCCATGCATGAAGTTTGCGAAATCGCTTTCTGGTTCGCTAGTATGGTTAATGTGGCTAAACGACTGGGGATGAGGGGGAGCATTCTATATGGCCAAAATGAGGAAGTTGACATCACTGAAAAAGGCGATACTTCTTGCATTCAGCATTCTGGTCTTGACGGGCAGTCTTCTCTATTATTCAAAAGCATATTATCCATCCTTGCCCTTTGACTCCGCAACAAAGCGGGACGTACTTCATGTTCTCAAGCTGGCTGAAGGTAAGTTGGCCAAAGTGACAGAAGAGGACGGATATGAGTGGTATGTAGCTAGACAGGGTGAAGCCTATGAACAACTGCAGGATATGATGACCGACAGAGGATGGCAATTGGTGGAGCAAATGGGTTCTGCTTTTCTATTTAAACGGGGAGAAGCCACTTTGATCATTGAAAGTGAGATGTGGACCCGTTATTATGTACTTTTTCAAATTCCCAGCAGTGTGAGATCATCGCAAACTTAGCGGTATGCTTTATCAATGAAGGTTCGTTGTGTGGTCATCATAAAGCCTTCAACTGTAGATGATCCTATATAAAACGCATTAGCTCTATTTAATTTATCCTTTGGAACTAAATAAGGTAAGACTGAATGTTCAGATAATGTTCTATTTATCATATCAACGATCCCTGCTTTTTGCAGGTGACCGCACATCCAATGACCATGGCGGAAAATCTCTATATTCCCTTCTGTCATTTCCTCTAGCAATGATGCTTCCTCATTTTCTTCATCAAAAAATATCCACTCGCCGTTTGCGAATTCAATCGTTCCATGTATATAAGCGCGTTTTTGCTCGTTTATGCATTGAAGCCGTTGTTCGATATTCAATTTACCTTCCCCTCCTTTATTTCCTGTTTTGTCAAATTGTCTTCCATTTATTCGCATTGCTCTTATAATCGGACAATTCATCGAAATGAGAGGTGCTGCATAAAATGGAATCATGCCAATAGGGAGAATGCATAATGTGATGAAAAGAAAGCGAAAGCGGACAGAGCTATCGATGATCCATGTGGATAGCCAGTGAGTGGATAAACAATCCTACAGCATGTTTCAACGGGAGATAGATTGTTTTGGCCAAGAAAAAGAAAAGGAAGGCGTTCGGAGCATGTCATGTTAAAATGAAACAACTTTTTTGTTATTTATAAAGAAAGGATTGGTTCGTATGTGTGGTATCACCGGTTGGGTTGATTTTCAGCGCGATTTGCGAATAGAAAAAGAGATTATCTTTAAAATGACAGAAACATTAGCGAAACGTGGACCTGACGATACGAATGCCTGGTTTAGCGAACATGCCGCGTTTGGACATAAGCGTCTGATCGTGGTCGACCCAGCAGGCGGCAAACAGCCGATGACAAGAATGAAAAATGGGTATCGTTATACCGTTTGTTATAACGGAGAATTATACAATACTGAAGATATTCGTCAAGAACTATTAAAAAGAGGATATACATTCCAAGGGCATTCGGATACGGAAGTACTATTAAACGCTTATATAGAGTGGAGAGAGGGCTGTGTCGACTATTTTAACGGAATTTTTGCCTTTGCGATTTGGGATGAACAGCGCGAAGAGCTATTTTTAGCGCGGGACCGACTTGGCGTGAAGCCGCTTTTTTATCGGCATGTCCATGATAGTCTTTTGTTTGGTTCGGAAATGAAAGCAATTTTGGCACATCCGGAAGTAAAAGCAGAAGTGGACTATGAAGGACTAGCAGAAGTGTTTGGATTAGGTCCGTCACGGACACCAGGGCATGGCGTGTTTCGCGGAATGAAAGAATTGCGCCCAGCGCATGCTCTAACGTTTTCCCGTAAAGGAATAAAAGTATGGCGCTACTGGAATGTTCAAAGCGATGTGCATAGAGATTCGTTCGGTGAAACGGTAGAAAAACTCCGTTTTCTTCTTATCGATGCTGTTACGCGCCAACTTGTTTCTGATGTGCCTGTTTGTACGTTTTTATCAGGCGGGGTTGATTCCAGTTCCATTACTGCCATTGCGGCAATGGCGTTTGAAAAGGAAGGAAAAGGGCGACTTCATACGTATTCGATTGATTATGAAGGGAACGACCAATATTTCAAAGCAAATGATTTTCAGCCAAATGCCGATGCGCCTTGGATTGAACTAATGTCAAAAACATTCCAAACCGTCCATCATCATTGTGTCATTAGTCAGGAAGAGTTGTTTCATCATTTACAAGAAGCGGTGATCGTCCGTGATGTCCCAGGCATGGCGGATGTGGACTCTTCGTTGCTATGGTTTTGCAAAGAAATAAGAAAAGATTTTGTCGTTAGTTTATCCGGGGAATGTGCGGACGAAATTTTTGGCGGCTACCCATGGTTTCACCGTCCTGACGAATTAGCGCGGAACGGATTCCCTTGGATGCGTTCGACAGAGGCACGGATCGATTTGTTAAAAGAAGATTGGAAAAAGAAATTGCAGCTGGATGGTTATGTACAAAAGCGCTTTGGTGAAACGATCGCGGAGGTTCCAAGACTGGAAGGGGAAAGTGCGGAAGATGCGAAGCGGCGCGAATTGTTTTATTTGAACATGATTTGGTTTATGACAACGCTTTTGGATCGAAAAGACCGCATGAGTATGGGAGCGAGTTTAGAAGTTCGCGTGCCGTTTGCCGATCATCGGTTAGTAGAATATGTTTGGAATATACCTTGGGAGATGAAAATGTACGGCAACCGCGAAAAAGGCATTTTGCGCAAGGCATTGGAAGGAATTTTACCAGAGGAAGTAGTATATCGCAAAAAAAGCCCGTATCCGAAAACCCACCATCCGTTTTATACGAAGCTAGTAAAAAATTGGGTAAAAGAATTATTGCACGACCGCTCATCGATTCTTTATGAATTTTTTGATGCGAAAAAATTAGAAGAGTTGGTGGAAACAGAAGGAAAATCATTCCAAGCGCCTTGGTTTGGACAGTTAATGACAGGACCACAACTATTGGCGTATCTTGGCCAAGTGCATGTTTGGTTCCAAAAATACGGCATTACCATAAAAGAATAAGAGCTGCCTTTGTCGCAGCTCTTTTTGTCTATGCAGTTTCTAAATATGAACAGAAATGATCTTTTTTTAAAAAAAGCTAGATTTTACTTTTTAGATTGTGGATCACGAGCATGGCCTCATCATGCAGAACTCTACGGTAGGCAAGCACACCTTCCTGACGGATCGTTGAACGTTCAATCTCCCCAAGCACCAGAATATCGGATGAGCGTCGGACATGAATCAAGGTCTTATAGTGATGAAGAAGCGATTGCGGATCATTCCATTGACTTAGCATCGTACTTATGATAACTGGGAGATGGAGAAATGGGCATCAGCCACACTCCTTCGACCCCCAATTCTTGTAAATAATCCAGTTTTGCTGTCATACCCTGAATGTCGCCAATTCCATCTCCATCTGAATCGTAAAAGGACATGACGAAAATTTCATAAAAAACGCCATGGGGCCAATGGTCAACAAGTTCCGTGGTTTCCGGAAGTTTCTCGGGAGAATAGACAGCAGAGGATGGAGAACAGCCACTGGCCAATATACCTGAAGTAGCCGGCGTGATTAATATGATTCGTGTAACTTTGGCATGTGTTTTAGCAGATTGGCTATTTCGCCAGATTAGATAATCATCCATATCGAGATATTTCCGACCACTTAAGGTGTCTTTTTTTACTGCCTAATCAGCTATTTTAAGGGACCAGTGGGAAGCGACCGCTTCCCCATATTAATTTGCTCAGGAAAAACCGGAACTGGGCGAACAAGTGGAGTTGGCTATAGGCCCTTTTACCGTTGCCTTAAATATGATTTCCTTTTGTTTACTTTCACACTGAGGACAGGTGACTGCTTCTTTCTGTGAATAGGATACCCATTTTTCATATTCATGCCCGCAGTTCAGACAGCGAAAATCATAGCGTGGCATCTTTCATCACCTCCTGGATGCTGCATCTGAACTTGTCAGTATGTCAAGGTTAAAAAGGGACCAGGTTATAATATTACTCTTTTTTTAAAACAGTAAGTTCCGGAGATACAACCCGCCCCTACGTACAGGATAAAAACGCAACGTCTGTATGTCAACCTTCCCAATAACGTCTGTTTCACCCTCGCTGGATAACAGTGAACACTACTTGCAATTTACATAATACGACACCCCTGCCCAATCCTAACTGAGGAATTCAATAAAAGAACGAAAACCCTTGGCACTGCCTGTTGGCTTGCACAAGGGCTTAAGGGTTCAATCACTTACCCGCTCATAGAACCACTGGCCATCTTTCATAAATTTACGCACTTGTTGCTTGTAGACCAGATACTCCAAGTGAGCGATGGTTTCACCGATAGCAAAGCGCAATTCGTGTTCAGTCAGACCCTGACTAAACAGTTGCTCATTGACTTCGTATACTGTGGCCGGCTGACGGGTGGCTGCCAAGGCCAGATCCAGGCGCTTTTGATGGTGGCTGATGATTTCATCAATGCGTTGCTGGACGTTGGTAAACGGGCTGCCGTGGGAAGGCAGCACTAACTGGATCGGATAGGCTTGTATCTTGTTCAGTGATTGCAAATAACGGGCCAGCGGGTTGGGCTCACCCATGAACCAGTAGGAGATATTGGGTGTGATTTTGGGCAACACATGGTCAGCGGCAATCAAAAGCCCATGCTCACGATTGTAAAAATTAAGCATCCCTTCCGCATGGCCAGGTACGGCAATCACTTCATAGCGGTGGCCGCCCAATTCAAGCTCATCGCCGTCTGCTAAAAAGCGTGTCACTTCTGGGTGGGGGAGCACATAGCGGCTAAAGCCGGTGATATTCTCACTCAGCCGGCGGGCCAGCTCCTTGGACAGACCGCAAGCGAGATAGTGTTGTTCAAACAAAGTTAAACGCTTATGGCTCCAGATCTCCCGGGCCATTTCCTGATCCCGTTTGCTCATCCACACTTCTGCACCGGTTAACGCTTGCAGGCGGCCAGCATAGCCATAATGATCCGGATGGTAATGGGTGATAATAATGCTCCGGATGGGATGCTCTGCCAATACTTTTGCCCAGGCTGCTTCCGCATCAGGGTGATTTAATCCCGTATCAATCACCGTGTAGCCGTGCTCCTCTTTTACCAGCCAGGTATTAACATGATTGAGGCGAAAAGGCAAAGGAATACGATGTAAGCGGATATTTAGCTTCTCCATCTTATTTGTGTCCAAAACTCTTCAGCTCCCTCTCCTGCCATTTACCGTCTATGATAGCATAAACAGAAAAGTTCTACTATTGGGTCTACTATTGGAAACCATCCCGGCTGACACCAAAATCAGAGATATTGGTTGAAGAAGTCTAATGCCTCACGAAACACTTTGATTTCATTCTCCTTCTTATTTTTAAAATTAAAATGGGTTATCGAACCAATTCGTGAGTGTATAAACAGCATAGCTTAACGCTGCACAATTAGGGGCTGCCTCTCAGCTGGGCAGCCCCTTCATAATTTTGGCATCTCTTTACATATTGCTAATCTTCAATATTGTCCCCTTGATTCTTTCCTTGTTCATTTCCCGGAAACTTTCATAAAACTTCTCAATTTCTTTCTGTTTCTGGTAAGCTTCGAAATCATGAATGCTGTATTCCCGGGATTGGGGTTCAACCTCAAATGTTTGCGAGATAAAGGTTTGAATCAAGTGGCGAATCACCTCGCTGGGGGTCAGGTGGTATTCTTCGCAAATCAATTGAAACAGTTCGGCATCATCCTCCGGCAAACGGGCACTCACCGTTATCATTGGGCTTTTGACATATCTATGCTTCATACAGTTTCCCCTCCCATATCATTTTTGGCTAACCACGGTGCAGAGAGCCCCACTGGCTGGTCATAGACCTGTGGTTTGTTTTGTATAGGTATATTCGCACCTGTCTTTGTCGTATCCTTCGATGAAAAAACACTTCTTTTGTCAAATCAAGGCTAACTTTGTTTTATACGCATATAATTAGTAACGTCACATGGCAACGCTGATGTTGGCAGGTCATGGTTAAATACTGCTGGAAAAGGAGGAACGGGATTGGCTGGGTGGAAAGAAACCTTTCAAAGCTTTTGGGACAAACGCAATCGTCACTATCTAAACTTGCAAGCAGGGGGGTTCCCAGAGGAAACAGACATTTCTACCGTGCGCGAACTGGCACGTTGGGAACGGGTCAGAGAGGATTTGCGGGACAGAAAAGTGGAACTTAAGCGCTCAACCAGTAAGATCGAGGTATTGAATGTGGCCGAGGAGAATCCTAATGTCAATATATGGTACCGCGTGGGAGTTAGTTGGGACTTGGAGCAAGAGGGATGCCAGTTTCGTCAATCGTGGATGGAGTCTCGTATCTGCGTGTTGAAAAACAAAAACGGTTGGTGGGTCACGGAGGATAAACAGGTGGAAGAAGAAGGACAGGGGGGGATGAATCTGTCTCCTCCACTGGATGAAGAACCGTTGCTGGCCGGAGCACAGTCTGGCAGCATGCATCAAAGAGCTGAGCAAGGTGAAAGATATACAGATGAGATGTATGAGATGTCTAGAGGGTATAACCGCCACCGGGCAGTTGAATATGCTCACCGTTGGTGGAACAGTTACAACCCGCAATTTAAACACTTTGAAGTAGACTGTACCAATTACGTTTCCCAGTGCTTATGGGCCGGTGGTGCACCTTTGGCCTATTCCCGGGATCGGACCAAAGGCTGGTGGTACCGCTTTGAAACACCGCCAAATTGGAGTTTCAGTTGGGCGGTCGCCCATTCCTTGCGCTGGTATTTGGCTGGCAGCACTTCGGGACTCAGAGCCAGGGAAGTTCAATCGGCCCGCGAATTGGAACCCGGTGATGTGATCTGCTATGACTTTGACGGGGATGGGCGCTGGCAGCACACCACCATCGTGGTGGCCAAAGATGCCCACAACGAGCCGCTGGTCAATGCCCACACCACCAACAGCCAAAACCGCTACTGGACTTACAGAGACTCTTCTGCTTGGACCCCCAACATTCAGTACAAATTTTTTCATATCATCGTTTGACGTGATATCCTATTTAAAAAAGGTGAAACACAGGAGCAGGGCACTTGGATTTTTTACAGGACAAGGATGGTGTATAATGGGGGTGACAGGAGAGGTGAACGACTTTGAGTTTTCATATCGTTTTGTACCAGCCAGAGATACCCTACAATACCGGCAATATCGCCCGAACCTGTGCCGCTACCCAAACACCGTTACACATTATCCGCCCCATGGGGTTTTCCACTGATGACCGGATGTTGAAACGGGCCGGTTGTGATTACTGGCATGCCGTGGAAATTCATTATTACGATTCCCTCGAGGAGTTGCTGTCCAAATACAAAGGACACCGCTTCTTTTTTGTGGAAACTAAAGCCCCGCGCCTGTATACGGATGTTAAGTACCGGGATGGTGACTTTTTTGTTTTTGGCAAGGAAACGAGCGGTATACCGCAGGACATACTGGAGCAACACCGGGACACTTGGGTGCGGATTCCGATGAGCACCGAACATGTCCGATCCCTTAATCTGTCCAACACGGCTGCCATTATGGTTTATGAAGCCTTAAGGCAGGTTTCTTTTTTTGAACTGAAATAGACAGGCTTTTCTCGCGTTGACAAAACAACCCGAAGGAGTTCTGTTCATGGCCAAAGTGATACTGTTTGATCTTGACGGAACATTGCTGCCAATGGATACGGAACAGTTTGTGCACAACTATTTACAGGTTTTAGCGAAGAAAGTGTCTTCCTGCATCGACTCCGCCATATTTATTAAAGCGCTGTGGGCGGCAACGGAAGCCATGATCACCAACTTGGATCCCGACAAAACAAACGAACAGGTGTTTACCGAGACATTTTTGCAACTGACCCAGTTAAACAAAGAGGAGATTTGGCCTGTGTTTGACGAATTTTACAGCCAGGTTTTCCCTGCCTTGTCCCATCTGTGCCAGCCTACACCGCTGGCCGCACAAGTGGTGGAGGAAGCCCTTCAGCAGGGGTATCGGGTGGCTGTGGCCACCAATCCCGTTTTTCCCCGCCAAGCCATTCTTCACCGTTTAACCTGGGCTGGTGTGGATCATATTCCGTTTGAGTTGGTGACGGTTTATGAAGAGTGTTGCTTTACCAAGCCCCACCGCCATTATTATGAATGGATCTGTGAAACACTCCAGGTGCAACCGGAGCAATGTATCATGGTCGGCAATGATATGCAGGAAGATATGTCAGCCAGCCAGGCAGGCATGAAAACGTTTTTAGTGGAGGGATATGTGATTGACCGGGGGCAGCCGCAATATCGTGTCGATGACCGGGGCACCTTGGCCGATTTATATGAAAAACTGAAGGAGCGGAAAGGTCTGTTTGCACCCGCCACTTTTGGCAACTAAAAAAGCAGGGGCTTCGGTGGACGAGGTCCCTGCTTTTAGTGATTAGCGGCCCGTATCCGGTTTATCATTGTACCCGCCAGTGAAGATGGCTGCCAGAAATCCAGCTGTAACTAAAAGGATGATAATCAATCCCATGTTATAGGCCCTCCTAGGTTAAATTCTTCCCTTATTATACTTTGTCAGGCCTCCGAATGCAAAACATGAGCGGCTGGTTCAGCTTGTCTTTAAAAAATTTTCACAAATAACGTTCTGTTGCTGTCAGGGCGTGAGGATTGGCAAAATCACTGCAAAAACGGTATGCTAAAGATGAATCTAAGTCAAGGAGGTAAGGAGCTTGGCTAAGTTGTTTGTTGCGCTGGGAGCTGCTATGGCTTGCTTAGGGGTTGCCTTGGGGGCCTTCGGTGCCCATGGACTGAAGGGAAAACTCTCCCCGGAGATGCTGGAGATTTATCAAACGGGTGTGCAATACCATTTGGTTCATGCGCTGGGGCTCATCTTAGTCGGTGTACTGGTTCATGTTATGCCCTCCAACTTGCTCAACTGGGCGGGTTGGATACTCGCTTTGGGGATTCTCCTTTTTTCCGGCAGTTTGTATGTCTTGAGCATGACAGGAATCACTAAGCTGGGTGCGATTACCCCCATCGGTGGTGTGGCCTTTTTAACCGGCTGGATTTTAGTTGTACTTGCTGCATTGAGATAAGATTTGACCTTTGAATGGAGAGGAGAGGTGGGTATGTTGCAGCAACTGTTTGACCGCTTGCGGGAGATCTATCCCCGGCTGGTTGAATTCCGGCGGGATTTGCACATGTATCCGGAAATCTCCTTTGAAGAAGTGGAAACTCCCAAAAAAATCGCCCGCTTTCTAACAGAACTGGGCCTTGAGGTGAGGACGGGCGTAGGCGGGCGCGGAGTTGTAGGTATTTTGCGGGGCGAAAAGCCAGGCAAAACAGTGGCTTTGAGAGCCGACTTTGATGCTTTGCCCATTCAGGATGAAAAAGAGGTGCCCTACCGCTCCAGAATACCGGGGAAAATGCATGCCTGCGGTCATGATCTGCACACCGCAGCCTTGCTGGGTGTGGCTGCTGTGTTGAGTGAAGTGAAAGAACAACTGGCAGGTACCGTGGTGTTTATACACCAATTTGCTGAAGAATTGGCGCCTGGGGGAGCCAAACCCATGATTGAAGACGGTTGCCTTGATGGGGTAGATGTGATTTACGGCGCCCATGTGTGGGCCGGATTGCCTTATGGCACGGTCGGTTTTTGTGAAGGGTATGCCATGGCTGCAGCTGACGCTTTTGAGATAGAAGTGACCGGCAGGGGCGGGCACGGGGCTCAGCCTCATCTTACTGTAGATCCCTTGGTGACCGCCAGCCAGCTGGTGGTCAATTTGCAGAACATTGTCAGCCGCCGGGTTGATCCGCTGAAGTCAGCGGTGGTTACGGTTGGATCTTTCCATTCTGGAGAGGCCTTTAACGTTATCCCTCATTCTGCCCATCTAAAGGGAACCGTGCGCACCTTTGATGAAGACGTGAGAAGTATGGTGGAGGAATGGATTGGCCAGGTGGTTAAAGGCACTTGTGAGCAAATGGGGGCCACAGCCAAATATGAATATCGCCGCGGTTATCCTGCTTTGTACAATCATGTGGAGGAAACCCGGCGGGTCAAACGGTTGGCCGAGCAATTGTTTGGAACTGGTAAAGTGACGAATATGGAGCCGGTCATGGGCGGGGAAGATTTTGCCTACTATCTGCAAAAGGTACCGGGCACCTTCTTCTTTGTCGGAGGGGGAAACCCGGAGCTGGATGCAGTTTATCCTCATCATCATCCCAAGTTTGATGTGGATGAGCGGGCCATGCTGGTCATTGGACAATTGTTTATCTCCGCTGTATTGGATTATTGGGCTGATGGGAAGCTGAAGGTGGAAGAGAGTTTGAACCGCTTCAAAGCTCAGTAACTTCAACAGATTATTAACTTAACAGCAGGTGGCATTTGTCCACCTGCTTAGTTGATGGATTACAACCTTACTCATGGGAAAAACACCC from Caldalkalibacillus thermarum encodes the following:
- a CDS encoding HAD family hydrolase, translating into MAKVILFDLDGTLLPMDTEQFVHNYLQVLAKKVSSCIDSAIFIKALWAATEAMITNLDPDKTNEQVFTETFLQLTQLNKEEIWPVFDEFYSQVFPALSHLCQPTPLAAQVVEEALQQGYRVAVATNPVFPRQAILHRLTWAGVDHIPFELVTVYEECCFTKPHRHYYEWICETLQVQPEQCIMVGNDMQEDMSASQAGMKTFLVEGYVIDRGQPQYRVDDRGTLADLYEKLKERKGLFAPATFGN
- the trmL gene encoding tRNA (uridine(34)/cytosine(34)/5-carboxymethylaminomethyluridine(34)-2'-O)-methyltransferase TrmL — encoded protein: MSFHIVLYQPEIPYNTGNIARTCAATQTPLHIIRPMGFSTDDRMLKRAGCDYWHAVEIHYYDSLEELLSKYKGHRFFFVETKAPRLYTDVKYRDGDFFVFGKETSGIPQDILEQHRDTWVRIPMSTEHVRSLNLSNTAAIMVYEALRQVSFFELK
- a CDS encoding DUF423 domain-containing protein, which translates into the protein MAKLFVALGAAMACLGVALGAFGAHGLKGKLSPEMLEIYQTGVQYHLVHALGLILVGVLVHVMPSNLLNWAGWILALGILLFSGSLYVLSMTGITKLGAITPIGGVAFLTGWILVVLAALR
- a CDS encoding amidase domain-containing protein gives rise to the protein MAGWKETFQSFWDKRNRHYLNLQAGGFPEETDISTVRELARWERVREDLRDRKVELKRSTSKIEVLNVAEENPNVNIWYRVGVSWDLEQEGCQFRQSWMESRICVLKNKNGWWVTEDKQVEEEGQGGMNLSPPLDEEPLLAGAQSGSMHQRAEQGERYTDEMYEMSRGYNRHRAVEYAHRWWNSYNPQFKHFEVDCTNYVSQCLWAGGAPLAYSRDRTKGWWYRFETPPNWSFSWAVAHSLRWYLAGSTSGLRAREVQSARELEPGDVICYDFDGDGRWQHTTIVVAKDAHNEPLVNAHTTNSQNRYWTYRDSSAWTPNIQYKFFHIIV
- a CDS encoding MBL fold metallo-hydrolase is translated as MDTNKMEKLNIRLHRIPLPFRLNHVNTWLVKEEHGYTVIDTGLNHPDAEAAWAKVLAEHPIRSIIITHYHPDHYGYAGRLQALTGAEVWMSKRDQEMAREIWSHKRLTLFEQHYLACGLSKELARRLSENITGFSRYVLPHPEVTRFLADGDELELGGHRYEVIAVPGHAEGMLNFYNREHGLLIAADHVLPKITPNISYWFMGEPNPLARYLQSLNKIQAYPIQLVLPSHGSPFTNVQQRIDEIISHHQKRLDLALAATRQPATVYEVNEQLFSQGLTEHELRFAIGETIAHLEYLVYKQQVRKFMKDGQWFYERVSD
- the asnB gene encoding asparagine synthase (glutamine-hydrolyzing), which gives rise to MCGITGWVDFQRDLRIEKEIIFKMTETLAKRGPDDTNAWFSEHAAFGHKRLIVVDPAGGKQPMTRMKNGYRYTVCYNGELYNTEDIRQELLKRGYTFQGHSDTEVLLNAYIEWREGCVDYFNGIFAFAIWDEQREELFLARDRLGVKPLFYRHVHDSLLFGSEMKAILAHPEVKAEVDYEGLAEVFGLGPSRTPGHGVFRGMKELRPAHALTFSRKGIKVWRYWNVQSDVHRDSFGETVEKLRFLLIDAVTRQLVSDVPVCTFLSGGVDSSSITAIAAMAFEKEGKGRLHTYSIDYEGNDQYFKANDFQPNADAPWIELMSKTFQTVHHHCVISQEELFHHLQEAVIVRDVPGMADVDSSLLWFCKEIRKDFVVSLSGECADEIFGGYPWFHRPDELARNGFPWMRSTEARIDLLKEDWKKKLQLDGYVQKRFGETIAEVPRLEGESAEDAKRRELFYLNMIWFMTTLLDRKDRMSMGASLEVRVPFADHRLVEYVWNIPWEMKMYGNREKGILRKALEGILPEEVVYRKKSPYPKTHHPFYTKLVKNWVKELLHDRSSILYEFFDAKKLEELVETEGKSFQAPWFGQLMTGPQLLAYLGQVHVWFQKYGITIKE
- a CDS encoding M20 metallopeptidase family protein — protein: MLQQLFDRLREIYPRLVEFRRDLHMYPEISFEEVETPKKIARFLTELGLEVRTGVGGRGVVGILRGEKPGKTVALRADFDALPIQDEKEVPYRSRIPGKMHACGHDLHTAALLGVAAVLSEVKEQLAGTVVFIHQFAEELAPGGAKPMIEDGCLDGVDVIYGAHVWAGLPYGTVGFCEGYAMAAADAFEIEVTGRGGHGAQPHLTVDPLVTASQLVVNLQNIVSRRVDPLKSAVVTVGSFHSGEAFNVIPHSAHLKGTVRTFDEDVRSMVEEWIGQVVKGTCEQMGATAKYEYRRGYPALYNHVEETRRVKRLAEQLFGTGKVTNMEPVMGGEDFAYYLQKVPGTFFFVGGGNPELDAVYPHHHPKFDVDERAMLVIGQLFISAVLDYWADGKLKVEESLNRFKAQ
- a CDS encoding FmdB family zinc ribbon protein gives rise to the protein MPRYDFRCLNCGHEYEKWVSYSQKEAVTCPQCESKQKEIIFKATVKGPIANSTCSPSSGFS